A window from Drosophila nasuta strain 15112-1781.00 chromosome 3, ASM2355853v1, whole genome shotgun sequence encodes these proteins:
- the LOC132792659 gene encoding uncharacterized protein LOC132792659: protein MFTTIYWLTALILLLLLLPLLQCIEKNRYVVDTDYCRIPDPSPFSKESMQDFRLGKYKPCTKLQPLTWVKYNESLEHYVLSINESAYQWHLQIDLELRSPQAAALKCCYMEVERENDNVVNVRQCKHFKGSVQLSNDFDSFLVECYAKDKLIYTNAHATVPERSDLRQRLQQWRSTKEKPPSVLMLGIDTISRLNLMRAMPTTYRYLKLNGWFELAAYNKIAANTLPNLLAFLTGRTLNSVMEHCNPYLIGGLDKCDFIWKLYRELGYVTAFGEDAVSINTFNLRMRGFRESPVDYYLRPYLIAAEQWLDVSQQPGQEYQVCLGYEHASEHIYNYALEFAQRYHNDSFFGFFWTNTHSHGYRISRTSAMDSYMTKYLKRLVEQGTMNHTIVVLLSDHGTHQLPTRMSSLSWLEERLPFLFIWLPPSLRRAHPEFVKALQVNRQRLSNPYDLHVTLKHILSLSGRNSLEGMGGAQDCPNCQSLLLPLPLNRSCEHVAIGDHWCTCWSYSEYKANSVNDEMMAQLAFEYLVDYFHKNVFVRNLYDVQPKTLVGISKGLVAKRNKADDPRISIYRLRLLTQPKNVLFEVTIRVNSSSKEMHVSDISRLGPV, encoded by the exons ATGTTCACTACAATCTATTGGCTGACTGCATTgatattgctgctgttgctgctgccgctgctgcagtgcATCGAAAAGAATCGCTACGTGGTGGACACTGATTATTGTCGCATTCCCGATCCCTCGCCATTCAGCAAGGAATCGATGCAAGACTTTCGACTTGGCAAGTACAAACCATGCACCAAATTGCAGCCACTGACATGGGTGAAGTACAACGAATCTTTGGAGCACTATGTGTTGAGCATAAATGAGAGTGCCTATCAATGGCATCTGCAGATCGATCTAGAGTTGAGATCACCACAAGCAGCCGCTCTCAAATGTTGCTACATGGAAGTCGAGCGAGAGAACGACAACGTAGTGAATGTGAGGCAATGCAAACACTTCAAGGGCAGCGTTCAGTTGTCCAATGACTTCGATAGTTTCCTCGTTGAGTGCTATGCCAAGGATAAACTGATCTATACCAATGCTCATGCCACTGTCCCGGAGCGAAGTGATCTGCGTCAGCGTCTGCAGCAGTGGCGGAGCACAAAGGAAAAGCCACCCAGTGTGCTCATGCTGGGCATCGATACCATCTCGCGACTGAATCTGATGCGTGCCATGCCCACCACTTACAGATATCTCAAACTAAATGGCTGGTTCGAGTTGGCCGCCTACAACAAG ATTGCGGCCAACACATTGCCCAATCTTTTGGCTTTCTTGACGGGTCGAACCTTGAACAGCGTCATGGAGCACTGTAATCCTTATTTGATTGGTGGTCTGGACAAGTGCGATTTCATCTGGAAGCTGTATCGGGAACTGGGTTATGTGACTGCCTTTGGCGAGGATGCGGTGTCCATCAATACGTTCAATCTGCGAATGCGAGGTTTCCGGGAGTCGCCCGTCGATTACTATTTGCGGCCGTATTTGATTGCCGCAGAACAGTGGCTGGACGTAAGTCAGCAGCCTGGCCAGGAGTATCAGGTGTGTCTGGGGTACGAACACGCATCGGAGCACATTTACAACTATGCGCTGGAGTTTGCTCAACGCTATCACAACGATAGCTTTTTTGGCTTCTTCtggacaaacacacacagtcatGGGTATCGCATCTCACGCACAAGCGCCATGGACAGCTATATGACCAAGTACCTGAAGCGTCTGGTAGAGCAAGGGACCATGAATCATACGATTGTGGTGCTGCTGAGTGATCATGGCACGCATCAGCTTCCTACTCGAATGAGCAGCTTGAGCTGGCTGGAGGAGCGTCTACCCTTTCTCTTTATCTGGTTGCCGCCGTCGTTGAGGCGGGCGCATCCAGAGTTTGTGAAGGCGCTCCAAGTTAACAGGCAGCGCTTAAGTAATCCCTACGATTTACATGTCACTCTCAAGCATATACTTTCGCTGAGTGGACGCAACAGTTTGGAGGGGATGGGAGGAGCACAGGATTGCCCCAACTGTCAGAGTTTGCTACTGCCACTGCCGCTCAACAGAAGCTGCGAGCATGTGGCCATTGGTGATCATTGGTGTACCTGTTGGTCCTATAGCGAATACAAGGCAAACTCAGTGAACGATGAAATGATGGCTCAACTAGCCTTCGAGTACCTCGTAGATTATTTTCACAAAAATGTTTTCGTACGCAATTTGTATGATGTCCAGCCAAAGACTTTGGTGGGCATCTCAAAGGGGCTTGTAGCCAAACGTAATAAGGCTGATGATCCTCGCATCTCCATTTATCGTCTGCGGCTTTTGACGCAGCCAAAAAATGTGTTGTTCGAGGTCACCATACGCGTCAATTCCAGCTCCAAAGAAATGCACGTGAGCGACATCAGTCGTTTAGGTCCTGTTTGA
- the LOC132792842 gene encoding uncharacterized protein LOC132792842, protein MRIKLMLFFAILASFFVGTTHGYCSLEKMKTFAREACERLFQQDEGRERRSLDYSHHRHVNELMHGKSHKHEHFIGRSSFPKGGYLKVSKAHYHKLVNLDVKPRYKPRKHPEMKSRFRRDNSIQAYKGISYCCFHQCDEDFFC, encoded by the exons atgcgcATAAAG TTGATGCTTTTCTTTGCGATCCTCGCCAGCTTTTTTGTCGGCACAACGCATGGCTACTGTTCGCTGGAGAAGATGAAGACATTTGCCCGAGAGGCTTGCGAGCGTTTGTTCCAGCAGGATGAGGGCCGAGAGAGGCGTTCACTGGACTACAGCCATCATCGACATGTAAACGAATTAATGC ATGGTAAATCGCATAAACATGAGCACTTTATCGGACGCAGCAGCTTCCCAAAGGGTGGCTACCTCAAGGTCAGCAAGGCGCACTATCACAAGCTCGTGAATCTGGATGTGAAGCCCCGCTATAAGCCCCGCAAGCATCCGGAGATGAAGTCACGATTCCGTCGCGACAATTCGATTCAAGCGTACAAAGGAATTTCCTATTGCTGCTTTCATCAGTGCGACGAGGATTTCTTCTGTTAA
- the LOC132789029 gene encoding probable malonyl-CoA-acyl carrier protein transacylase, mitochondrial, with product MLTTTAVTHYFVVRVFIRSTQNNKIMFAAKTRNLVRKTHLPGNWSWCRWSSSSNKTTATAAAPDVNANQRQQLLNDLAEPLVTNSRPTIDPKETSIVLFPGQGTQYVGMAKDLLRFPGARRIFELANEVLKYDLLKICLEGPRDKLNRTEYAQLAVMVSSLAALEQLREERPKAIENCVATAGFSLGEITALVFAGSLPFDKALKLVQVRANAMQLACDQRPGAMAMTIYGPDTNVGEACAKAQQWCLDRGVESPYCGVANYMYPHCKVIAGNVEAIEFLEHHAKSLKIRRMKRLAVSGAFHTPLMESAVAPFAKALSSIRLEDPIISVYSNVDGKPYKHASHILRQLPKQIVRPVKWEQSLHTIYERQQGVNFPRTFECGPGKGLLQVLDKVNAKAAQSAHNVIA from the coding sequence AtgttaacaacaacagctgttaCGCATTATTTTGTAGTCCGCGTTTTTATACGGAGCACacagaataataaaataatgttcgCAGCAAAAACACGGAATTTAGTGCGTAAAACTCACCTACCAGGCAACTGGAGCTGGTGccgctggagcagcagcagtaacaaaacaacggcaacagccgCTGCACCGGATGTAAACGCCAATCAACGACAACAGCTACTCAATGATCTTGCGGAGCCTTTGGTAACCAACAGCCGGCCAACGATTGATCCCAAAGAAACGAGCATAGTGCTATTTCCCGGCCAGGGCACACAATATGTGGGCATGGCCAAAGATCTACTGCGTTTCCCAGGCGCACGACGCATCTTTGAGCTGGCCAACGAAGTGCTCAAATACGATTTGCTGAAGATTTGCCTGGAGGGACCACGGGATAAACTCAATCGCACCGAATACGCACAGCTAGCTGTGATGGTATCCTCACTGGCCGCCTTAGAACAGCTGCGCGAGGAACGTCCCAAGGCCATAGAAAACTGTGTGGCAACAGCCGGCTTCAGTCTGGGCGAGATTACGGCGCTTGTCTTTGCCGGTTCGCTGCCCTTTGACAAGGCCTTAAAGCTGGTGCAAGTGCGTGCCAATGCCATGCAGTTGGCCTGTGATCAGCGACCCGGCGCCATGGCCATGACCATCTACGGACCCGATACAAATGTGGGCGAAGCGTGCGCCAAGGCGCAGCAATGGTGTCTGGATCGTGGAGTAGAATCGCCATACTGTGGCGTTGCAAATTATATGTATCCGCATTGCAAGGTCATCGCTGGCAATGTGGAGGCCATTGAGTTCCTAGAGCATCACGCCAAATCGCTGAAGATTCGCCGCATGAAACGTTTGGCGGTCAGCGGCGCATTTCACACGCCGCTCATGGAGAGCGCGGTGGCACCTTTCGCCAAGGCATTGAGCAGCATTCGACTAGAGGATCCCATCATAAGTGTCTACTCGAACGTGGACGGCAAGCCGTACAAACATGCCTCGCACATCTTGCGCCAGCTACCCAAGCAGATTGTGCGCCCGGTGAAATGGGAGCAGTCGCTGCACACGATCTACGAGAGGCAACAGGGCGTAAATTTCCCACGCACCTTCGAGTGTGGACCCGGCAAGGGTTTGCTGCAGGTGCTGGACAAGGTGAATGCCAAGGCAGCCCAGTCGGCTCACAATGTTATAGCTTAA